A stretch of the Halorussus salinus genome encodes the following:
- a CDS encoding PadR family transcriptional regulator: MSEAQTLTETSTARNLTAFQKNILTILSEEPMYGLAIKRELEDYYGEEVNHGRLYPNLDTLVEKGYVEKSELDKRTNQYELTDEGLAVVVDLLEWTLSKFVTDDERGDQIRDLVADNE; the protein is encoded by the coding sequence ATGTCAGAGGCACAGACACTCACAGAGACGAGTACAGCACGCAACCTTACCGCCTTCCAGAAGAATATCCTGACCATCCTCTCCGAGGAGCCGATGTACGGACTCGCTATCAAGCGCGAGTTGGAAGACTACTACGGTGAGGAAGTCAACCACGGCCGCCTATACCCCAACCTCGACACGCTGGTCGAGAAGGGCTACGTGGAGAAGAGCGAACTCGACAAGCGGACCAACCAGTACGAGCTGACCGACGAGGGCCTCGCGGTCGTCGTCGACCTGCTCGAGTGGACGCTCTCGAAGTTCGTCACCGACGACGAGCGCGGCGACCAGATTCGGGACCTCGTCGCGGACAACGAGTAG
- a CDS encoding DUF7108 family protein, with protein sequence MPETHPSDDTENDGEPAAGGESTADDESAADELPRETIERAERLTHLARDAVDDAEAEAYREERSELLDDHEFRARVRDEDTGATLVLHPDEWVEDGVIRTERIEDTGRAVEVALSGPGDPDEWESVEQHNREVAARVREAHGDVHGDNAAAFADFMGNHYARPVESATAGEVEEFVSEYFPRNAWPSEKQRASVEKSIDLVFEVADE encoded by the coding sequence ATGCCTGAGACTCACCCTTCTGACGACACCGAGAACGACGGCGAACCGGCCGCGGGCGGCGAATCGACCGCAGACGACGAATCGGCCGCGGACGAACTGCCCCGAGAGACTATCGAGCGCGCCGAACGCTTGACGCATCTCGCGCGCGACGCGGTGGACGACGCCGAGGCCGAGGCCTACCGCGAGGAGCGAAGCGAACTCCTCGACGACCACGAGTTTCGGGCGCGCGTCCGCGACGAGGACACCGGCGCGACGCTCGTTCTGCACCCCGACGAGTGGGTCGAAGACGGCGTGATTCGGACAGAGCGCATCGAAGACACCGGCCGTGCGGTCGAGGTGGCGCTGTCCGGGCCGGGCGACCCCGACGAGTGGGAGTCCGTCGAGCAACACAACCGCGAGGTCGCCGCGCGCGTCCGGGAGGCCCACGGCGACGTTCACGGCGACAACGCCGCGGCGTTCGCCGATTTCATGGGCAACCACTACGCGCGGCCGGTCGAGTCGGCGACTGCCGGAGAGGTCGAGGAGTTCGTCTCGGAGTACTTCCCGCGGAACGCGTGGCCGAGCGAAAAACAGCGCGCGTCGGTCGAGAAATCCATCGACCTCGTCTTCGAGGTCGCCGACGAGTAG
- the rnhA gene encoding ribonuclease HI — MPVIECDVDAAREKLVEAGVKMSAGNSDHEEWRAAHGDANAVAYEGKVVVQGANPQDIEAILREEGGHAYLYFDGASRGNPGPASVGWVVVTSDGIVAEGSETIGRATNNQAEYEALIAVLEAARDYGFDTVEVKGDSELIVKQVTGAWNTNDPELRERRVTVRELLTAFDDWELSHVPREINERADKLANEALDDA, encoded by the coding sequence ATGCCCGTCATCGAGTGCGACGTGGACGCCGCTCGCGAGAAACTGGTCGAAGCAGGTGTGAAGATGTCGGCGGGCAACTCCGACCACGAGGAGTGGCGCGCGGCGCACGGCGACGCCAACGCGGTCGCCTACGAGGGGAAGGTCGTCGTGCAGGGCGCGAATCCGCAGGACATCGAAGCGATTCTGCGCGAGGAGGGCGGCCACGCCTACCTCTACTTCGACGGCGCGAGCAGGGGGAATCCGGGACCCGCGTCCGTGGGATGGGTCGTCGTCACCAGCGACGGCATCGTCGCCGAGGGGAGCGAGACAATCGGCCGCGCGACGAACAACCAAGCCGAGTACGAGGCGCTAATTGCGGTCCTCGAAGCGGCCCGCGACTACGGCTTCGACACCGTCGAGGTGAAAGGCGACTCGGAACTCATAGTCAAGCAGGTCACGGGCGCGTGGAACACCAACGACCCCGAGTTGCGCGAGCGACGCGTGACGGTCAGGGAACTACTGACCGCGTTCGACGACTGGGAGTTGAGCCACGTCCCGAGAGAGATAAACGAGCGCGCCGACAAACTGGCCAACGAGGCCCTCGACGATGCCTGA
- a CDS encoding transcription initiation factor IIB: protein MTRSTRQRERQAEAEQTEDESEGVRECPECSSDNLVKSSDRAELVCDDCGLVVEEEQIDPGPEWRAFNHQERQEKSRVGAPTTQTMHDKGLTTTIDWKDKDAYGRSISSKKRSQMHRLRKWQERIRTKDAGERNLQFALSEIDRMASALGVPRSVREVASVIYRRALKEDLIRGRSIEGVATSALYAACRKEGIPRSLEEISEVSRVERKEIGRTYRYISQELGLEMKPVDPKKYVPRFCSELELSEEVQTKANEIIETTAEEGLLSGKSPTGYAAAAIYAASLLCNEKKTQREVADVAQVTEVTIRNRYQEQIEAMGIHS, encoded by the coding sequence ATGACACGGTCCACTCGCCAGCGGGAGCGCCAAGCCGAGGCGGAGCAAACGGAGGACGAGTCAGAGGGTGTACGGGAATGTCCCGAATGTAGCTCTGATAACCTCGTGAAGAGTTCCGACAGGGCGGAACTCGTGTGTGACGACTGCGGCCTCGTCGTCGAGGAGGAGCAGATCGACCCCGGTCCTGAGTGGCGCGCGTTCAACCATCAGGAACGCCAAGAGAAATCGCGCGTCGGTGCCCCGACCACCCAGACGATGCACGACAAGGGCCTGACGACGACTATCGACTGGAAGGACAAGGACGCCTACGGCCGGTCGATCTCCTCGAAGAAACGTAGCCAGATGCACCGCCTGCGCAAGTGGCAGGAGCGCATCCGCACGAAGGACGCGGGTGAGCGCAACCTACAGTTCGCACTCTCGGAAATCGACCGCATGGCCTCGGCGCTCGGCGTCCCGCGGTCGGTCCGGGAGGTGGCGAGCGTGATCTATCGACGCGCGCTGAAGGAGGACCTCATCCGGGGGCGTTCCATCGAGGGCGTCGCCACCTCCGCGCTCTACGCCGCCTGTCGAAAGGAGGGCATCCCGCGAAGCCTCGAAGAAATCTCGGAAGTATCGCGCGTCGAACGAAAGGAGATCGGTCGAACCTACCGCTACATCTCCCAAGAACTCGGCTTGGAGATGAAACCGGTGGACCCGAAGAAGTACGTCCCGCGGTTCTGTTCTGAACTCGAACTCAGCGAGGAGGTCCAGACCAAGGCCAACGAAATCATCGAGACGACGGCCGAGGAGGGCCTCCTCTCGGGTAAGTCGCCCACGGGCTACGCCGCCGCGGCCATCTACGCCGCCTCGCTGCTCTGCAACGAGAAGAAGACCCAGCGCGAAGTGGCCGACGTGGCACAGGTGACTGAAGTCACCATCCGCAACCGGTATCAGGAACAGATCGAGGCGATGGGTATCCACAGCTAA
- the nreA gene encoding DNA repair protein NreA — MRLDEYIEGLAPDEADRKRRLAEEKSYEILDYVEQVEDRFSEVTQGDSLFGSTSPSVFVGRSNYPNVSTGILSPVGEEERAADFATSSQWYEQGLDIDNVLQYRTGLLNSNHAADVNQVDDVWDGFVGTQREVAIADRPVDVEIGLSNSLELDLDVDDVTTPTGPSARATSADLAENPHVPRPVKKTLEDDDWQAQGAMTYLYCRGFDVYDINDILSAGALGRGQNRRLVPTRWSITAVDDTIGQYLRGQIRDRQSIDRTQVWVNEYMGNRYWAILTPGQWEYELVEMKTPGSIWNQDPTGETWMGSAHEGYEGRTGYVEETAGAYYASRLAVLEHLESIGRQAKCLVLREVSDDYWAPVGVWQIRESVRNAFEGEFGEAETFHGAVREIAPQLPVSLAALRRKSHMLSGLQANLADFS, encoded by the coding sequence ATGCGTCTCGACGAGTACATCGAGGGACTCGCCCCGGACGAGGCCGACCGCAAGCGCCGACTCGCCGAGGAGAAGTCCTACGAGATTCTCGACTACGTGGAACAGGTCGAGGACCGCTTCTCCGAGGTGACGCAGGGCGACTCGCTGTTCGGAAGTACCTCGCCCTCGGTGTTCGTCGGCCGGTCGAACTACCCCAACGTCTCGACCGGCATCCTCTCGCCGGTCGGCGAGGAGGAACGCGCGGCCGACTTCGCCACGAGTAGCCAATGGTACGAGCAGGGTCTCGACATCGACAACGTCCTCCAGTATCGGACCGGCCTGCTGAACTCCAACCACGCCGCGGACGTGAACCAAGTGGACGACGTGTGGGACGGGTTCGTCGGCACCCAACGCGAGGTCGCCATCGCCGACCGACCGGTAGACGTGGAGATCGGTCTCTCGAACTCGCTGGAACTGGACTTGGACGTGGACGACGTGACCACGCCGACCGGCCCCTCGGCGCGCGCCACGTCCGCCGACCTCGCGGAGAACCCCCACGTCCCGCGACCGGTGAAGAAGACGCTCGAAGACGACGACTGGCAGGCGCAGGGCGCGATGACGTACCTCTACTGCAGGGGCTTCGATGTCTACGACATCAACGACATCCTCTCGGCGGGCGCGCTCGGCCGCGGCCAGAACCGGCGACTCGTCCCGACACGGTGGTCCATCACCGCGGTCGACGACACCATCGGCCAGTATCTCCGAGGTCAGATTCGGGACCGGCAGAGCATCGACCGGACGCAGGTCTGGGTCAACGAGTACATGGGTAACCGCTACTGGGCGATTCTGACGCCCGGCCAGTGGGAGTACGAACTCGTGGAGATGAAGACGCCCGGCAGCATCTGGAACCAAGACCCGACCGGCGAGACGTGGATGGGGAGCGCCCACGAGGGGTACGAGGGCCGAACCGGCTACGTGGAGGAAACCGCCGGGGCGTACTACGCCTCCCGGCTCGCGGTCCTCGAACATCTCGAATCCATCGGGCGACAGGCCAAGTGTCTCGTCCTCCGGGAAGTCTCGGACGACTACTGGGCACCGGTCGGCGTCTGGCAGATTCGCGAGAGCGTCCGCAACGCCTTCGAGGGCGAGTTCGGCGAGGCCGAGACGTTCCACGGCGCGGTCCGAGAAATCGCGCCCCAGCTTCCGGTCTCGCTCGCGGCCCTCCGGCGCAAGTCCCACATGCTCTCGGGGTTGCAGGCGAACCTCGCTGACTTCTCCTGA
- a CDS encoding DUF302 domain-containing protein: MTLPIDPTALDGEDIGEKRATLEMDHDEAVEHVREAFTDAGFGVATEFSASDMLNEKIGADRDHYYVLGACNPNMADRALDASDNRIGALFPCNVVVWQEDPGRQTVYHVSIMKVARLAGMAPDDDEWEDIVSDTGEFVDEAWANLDTA, from the coding sequence ATGACTCTTCCAATCGACCCCACGGCACTCGACGGCGAGGACATCGGCGAGAAGCGCGCGACGCTCGAAATGGACCACGACGAGGCGGTCGAACACGTCCGCGAGGCGTTCACGGACGCCGGATTCGGCGTCGCCACCGAGTTCTCGGCCTCCGACATGTTGAACGAGAAAATCGGTGCGGACCGCGACCACTACTACGTGCTGGGCGCGTGCAACCCGAACATGGCCGACCGGGCGCTCGACGCCAGCGACAACCGAATCGGCGCGCTGTTCCCGTGTAACGTCGTGGTCTGGCAGGAAGACCCCGGTCGCCAGACCGTCTACCACGTCAGCATCATGAAGGTCGCGCGACTCGCCGGGATGGCTCCCGACGACGACGAGTGGGAGGATATCGTCTCCGACACCGGCGAGTTCGTAGACGAAGCGTGGGCGAATCTCGACACCGCCTAA
- a CDS encoding CPBP family intramembrane glutamic endopeptidase, with protein MSWDVGGLHERLVRDTVVYILAPLGLAVRHGRHLGYRVDRTVIRNTVLLSLFVLPFYVVGSSLPTIRAYYPMWETSPALAQFLPHAAMQFLVALAAETYYRGLLCVGVREIGFKSVFISPVVYAFHHLYKPPIELALSGPTDVLFGAVDYKSNSILPSVVAHGLGLGLLDWLVLHPPLLAPERVVRWLRWLPIPL; from the coding sequence ATGAGTTGGGACGTGGGCGGACTGCACGAGCGACTCGTCCGGGACACCGTCGTCTACATTCTCGCCCCGCTCGGGCTGGCGGTCCGACACGGCCGTCACCTCGGGTATCGCGTGGACCGCACCGTGATTCGCAACACTGTCCTGCTCTCGCTGTTCGTCCTCCCGTTCTACGTCGTCGGGTCGTCGCTCCCGACGATTCGGGCCTACTACCCGATGTGGGAGACGAGTCCCGCGCTCGCGCAGTTCCTCCCCCACGCGGCGATGCAGTTTCTCGTCGCGCTGGCCGCCGAGACGTACTACCGGGGCCTGCTCTGTGTCGGCGTGCGGGAGATTGGCTTCAAGAGCGTCTTCATCAGTCCGGTGGTGTACGCGTTTCACCACCTCTACAAGCCGCCCATCGAACTCGCGCTGTCGGGACCGACCGACGTGCTGTTCGGCGCGGTCGATTACAAGAGCAACTCCATCCTCCCGTCGGTCGTCGCCCACGGCCTCGGGCTGGGCCTGCTGGACTGGCTCGTCCTCCATCCGCCGCTGTTAGCTCCCGAGCGCGTCGTTCGGTGGCTCCGGTGGCTCCCGATTCCGCTCTGA